Genomic DNA from Telopea speciosissima isolate NSW1024214 ecotype Mountain lineage chromosome 2, Tspe_v1, whole genome shotgun sequence:
CGATTCCTGGTAGGCCGttgtgatgaccttggtggagggctcggcctaggaggtcggccatggaggtcggccaTGGGAGGTCGATCTCGGTAGTCACTTCGGCCTTAACAGTCCTATGTATGCTCGGCCAGGGAGGTCGACCTCAtcagtcacctcggcctaggcCGTCCTGTGTATGCTCCGCCAAGAAGGTCGGCATGGGTGATGTGTTGCGGGTGCAGCAGAATGCTAGGCCCAGACATGCGACCTGACGGAGACTAGGTCGATCCAGTTTCTAATTCAACTCGGTTCGGTTCTTGGGGTGACTCCGGCTTggccacgtggcagcttctgattggtgaggtgattttatgctgTATCAggtaataaaaaaatccttgaATTGGTCACGGCTGATTCAACCAATCTGATTCCGATGTTTGAAATTCTAAACTGATTTTTTGGGGGCAGGAGGGTGGTGATCATTTCCCCATTATTAAAACTTACGATCGCATGGTTGCATTGCCAAAACTTGAAGTTGCTTGTGTAAAATTCCAATGCATCTTAGACAAAATAGCTTTTCCACAACCAGAAAAGGGAATAAAAACATTCGGAAGGAgtaaaaaatattagaaaaccaaccaaaacccCGTACAAAATCAGAAATAGTTCCTCCAAATTCAAATACTCCCCCACCAAAATCAAATTCTGAGCTGTTTTATGCCCTCTGTAGCAACTGATTCTCGCAAGTCATTCCCAGTTGTTAAGCTCTTAGTGTCATCCTCTATCTGAATTGATGATTTTGATGGCAAGGAAAAAACCTTCAAAGATGGCAGCTCTTTACAAAAAAGCGGAGCCGGAAGTTCCTCTTTACGAACGGGTGGAGCAGCAAATATTGGCACTGTTTGCCTGAAGCAGACTGGTGGGGCTACATGAGTTGGTGGTGGCCCCATTACTTGAGGACGGGTTGGCGGTGGGGATATTGGCGGGGCAGAGAAAACAGGGACTGAAGTCCTTATTGTCACTGGCGGTGTAGGTAGGGGATGGCGTTGAACACTGCCTCAGAAGATCGCCATCTTGAGAACCCAAAACCCTTCAAGTTGCAGAGGAAGGAGTGCTAGAACCCTAAACCTCAAACCTTATTCTGATGCGAGTAACAGGGGAAGGAGGTgggaagggggtgtgaagttagggatgccatatgggcaaaatggtaacctcacaccccattagggggtatattagtcattttaaggcatcaattATCATCACTGTAACAATTAACGGGAATGCTATAACGGAGTGCAGCTGCCTGTAACAAATAACCTAAACTCAACAGGTGtgactgtataatttagaaacacaaggAGTAGCTCTGTATTTAGTATAAATCTCAAGGGGTGacaatgtaatttttcctaaaaaaatattaaaatgctACGCGAGAAGTCCTCACTCTCCACTCTCACTATCTCAGTCAGTCCTCACTAGAATTGTGTGATTTGTGTCCTAAAAATAGTTTATGTATTTAATAACCCCTCTTTCTTCATTTATTTGTAGAACGTAAACTGAGCGCGATTGTCTTGGTTCATCGGTAATTTCTCCAAAGAACAGAGTCATTTTATTATCCTCAGATCTGTTTCGACAATGATGTTCGTATTTAAAGGCGCTCGTTACTCTGTCCTGTCCTTCCCGgtatgtcttcttcttcttcttctctcaggCTCCGAGTAGGATTTTTGGAACCAGAGGAACACTAGAAGAAACTTGAAGAATTCGATTCGATACAAAGAGTAAAAGAGGTAAAAGCATCAATTTCAAACGTTAATGGCGATGTCTGCGATAGGAATCTCGAGGATTCCCTCCTCGAATCACTTGAATCTTGTCGacaaaccaaacacacctttcCTCAAATCCGTAGACCGaaacctctcctcttcttcatcttacCTCGCCGGTGATAAGATTCCACTCAAAGCGATTTTCCGTCGCCCGAAGAATGCTCCAAATGCCAAAATTCCTTTCTTGGTTTCTCCTAAAGCGGTTTCTGACTCCAAGAATTCGCAGACGTGTCTCGATCCTGATGCTAGCCGTGTAAGTCTTCACTTTTGATTAAATTCAGTTCTTCTTGACCTTTTAGTTACGACTTACGAGTTTATTGGTGTTACTACGTTGGATGTTCACCTTTTCTGTGCAGTTCTTTGATTATCTTCATCATCTCAAAATTCTACGAGGAATCGTTGGTGATTTGTTCATGTTTGTATCTAATCAAGAAATTAACACTGCGGATGTAAATTTTGTTTGAGAAAAGAATTAATGTGATGCAAGGATGTAAATTACGGATTTTAGAGAGTAAATTAAGACTCACTGTCTTAATTCCTATATAATGATTGTCTGAAATAATGTAGTTCGTCTAGCCTTTTTTGATGTTTAATTATGATCCTAGATCTAAGTTTGTTATTCACTTTTCACAaacactctctctttctctctgctcTGGGGACTGAGGAGCTACCTGAGGCCGTTTCTCATTGGTCGGATTGCTCACCCCCGGCCCCTAATCTGTCTGAGGTCATTGTTTTGTTGAAGTCATTTGCTGGATCTCAGAGTTCCCGGATGTAGGAAACGATTGTGGATCCCACCATTTGGACAACTTGTGTCAAGTGGACGCTATAATTTTCCCCCAGCCTGTTTACATTGGCTAATCAAATCATAGTTTAATTATgtataattttgtaatttatattttaCTGTTAGACCTCTCTGTTGCAATTTTCAAGGCTCTCCTTTTTGTAGCTCCGAAGCAACAATCTTGAATTGCCGCGATTGATTTCTGCTGTAATAATctatttagtagttttcttCAATGGAGCTCTGAGTTCCAGTTTCGCTGGATTCATGATGTCGAATCTGTGGGACTATTATATGCTAGGTTGGATGCCTCGATTGTAACATTAAGGCTTAAGCAAACTATTAGTGGTCTCGTGATTGTATGATTTCTTCCTTCTTGTCATTGTTCTTGTTTGTTAGAAGTTTTTTACCTCATAATTTTCATCATTTAAGGTGGATGGAGAACTAAGTTCTGTTGATGTGATTCTCTACAGAGTGTTCTGGGAATTATTCTTGGGGGTGGAGCTGGGACCCGCCTATATCCCCTTACCAAGAAGAGAGCAAAGCCTGCTGTTCCACTGGGAGCAAACTACAGACTGATTGACATTCCTGTGAGCAATTGCTTGAACAGTAATATATCAAAAATCTATGTTCTCACCCAGTTCAATTCTGCATCTCTTAACCGCCACCTATCCCGGGCATATGCCAGTAACATGGGAGGGTACAAAAATGAAGGTTTTGTTGAAGTTCTTGCCGCTCAGCAGAGCCCTGAGAACCCCAACTGGTTTCAGGTAATAATACAACCTCGTTCTGCTTTTTGTGTCTAATAGTTTTTCTGCTTCAGTATGAGGTCATCAGAATTTGGACTATATtctatatatatgtgtgtgtgtctaAGGTTGGCTTTTTCAATGTGTTTAATTTGCTTTTGATGAGCTCATTTTCTCAATGAGATTTCATACTTCATTtcagtttggtttaaaacaTTTTGATTTGGACTTAATCCCTTTTTTCAACATAAaaggtgatttttttttctcacccTGTGAAGGTTTAGGTGGCAAAACTTGGAATGTGGTCTCAAGATCCTTGCTTGTTTATGGTTTGGTGTTGATTATGTCACATCCCCCTACCTAACATGAGTTCTCGTGATAAGAAGTGAAAAACTAGTTTGAAATATTCACTTTTTGTTGATAAGCTCCTTGATTAAATGGACTAGTCTATAATTCAATAAATTTACATACTGTAATCCATGTGTGACATATAGgaacttcttctctttcttaggTTGCACTTGTGGTGTAGGGAATTTCAGTTACATTATTGGACATGTTACTCGGTTTCTGCAATCCTGTTTAACTTAAAGGCCAATTACAAGTATTCTCTTGTCTAGAAATTTAATTACTCCAATTCAGATGGGATGAtttgttattgttgttttttttttgggtgggtgaGCTGAATGATAGGAAAAATTACTACTtaaaaagaaggggggaaaagAGAATGGAAGCATagaaaaaattaatgaaaaaattgATAGATGGATTTGACCCCTTTCTCTTTAGCTGGCTCTTACAGTGGAGTCCATCTTCATAAATTGCAGGGTACTGCTGATGCTGTAAGGCAGTATTTATGGCTGTTTGAGGAACATAATGTTATGGAATTCCTGGTTCTTGCTGGGGATCATTTATACCGAATGGATTATGAGAGGTTTATTCAAGCACACAGAGAAACTGATGCTGATATTACTGTGGCTGCACTTCCGATGGATGAAAAACGTGCCACTGCATTTGGACTCATGAAGATTGATGAAGAAGGACGGATAATTGAATTTGCAGAGAAGCCAAAAGGAGAACAATTGAAGGCAATGAAGGTAGAAAATATGAAATGGATTTATATGTATTCTGCTGTTTGTAACTTTGTGTTTTCAATATTCTCAAATTGTTTTTCTTATGAAAGGTGCATTTGACTTTTTGGCTTGACTTTTGTCAAATTTATTTCAGGTTGATACTACCATCTTAGGCCTTGATGATGTGAGAGCTAAAGAGATGCCATACATTGCTAGTATGGGTATATATGTTGTCAGCAAAAATGTCATGTTGGAGCTACTCCGTGAGAAATTCCCTGGAGCTAATGATTTTGGAAGTGAAGTCATTCCAGGTGCAACTTCCATTGGAATGAGGGTATGTCTTATTTTCATTCATTCTCCCTTTAATTTAAATCCTGCATTGGACTAATTCTCTAAGGTGTGGTTCTGTCTGCATACGTTTgtgtttatgattttatttctttccttgctttttaatttttggacaTTTGCCTTTGAACTGTTTGCCACAATTTATCCTGACTGTCCTAAAGAAAGCATTAAGTTAATTGCATATTCACTAAGGTCAACCATTGGCCTCAGAGATCACCTTGGTGGGATGTATAGAAATAGAATGGCTCGGGCCCAACCTAGATTTTGCTCCACAGGTATGGCTACAACAAGGACTACGGCTCATAGTTGGCCTTGTCCTTTTTAATTATGAATCATTCCTAGATCAATAATTGGCCTTTTAGATTAACTTGGTGGGATTTATACAATGGGTAGGTCCgcacccatcttcttctccacagGAGCGACTACAAGGATTACAGGCTTATAATTGACCTTGTCCTGTTTAATTATGAAGCATTCTTGGTCAATAATTGGCCTTTGAGATCAAGTTAGCAGGATTTACAATCCATATGCTCCACTGGTGTGGCAGCAACAAGTATGAGCTCATTGTTGGCCTTGTCCACTTTGGTTATAAATCAGGAAGTTAATTTCTACATAATCCTTGAGGTtttaggcagtgtttggtatgcattcttagaatgcattcttggttgatttcgcattctcagatgataaaaatagttgtttttatggtctgagaatgcgaaattgacctagaatgcataccaaacacagccttaatatTTCCATATCTGAAGCCAATTtaaaacatattttcatttttgttctttcatgACTGTCAACTTCTTACAGGCATGGAGTTAATTCATCCAAAGCCAATGAAACCTCTAAAAGTAAAATCACAATTGGATACTTTATTTGCTGgagattttaatatttattcTCTATTTCCCTGTGTTCACATTCTCAGTCCCTGATTTCGAGACATCTTAATGGTATTTCTTCAGGTGCAAGCTTACTTGTATGATGGATATTGGGAGGACATTGGTACCATTGAAGCATTTTATAACGCAAATTTGGGGATTACCAAAAAGCCAATACCAGATTTCAGGTAGTTTAAATCCAGGGAGATCAAGTCTCTCAACTAGGTTGTATGATGCAACATCTTTTATTCCTTACCTCCAAGTCTAATTGAAGATGTACTTTAATGCAGCTTTTATGATCGTTCTTCTCCAATTTATACACAACCACGGTATTTGCCTCCTTCCAAAATGCTTGATGCTGATGTCACAGATAGTGTTATTGGTGAGGGTTGTGTGATTAAGGCAAGTTGCCAAAAGccatatttttgtattttaaagTAGGCTTGAACATGCTTAACCTAATGATTCTATTATCTTCTTTGTGTTTCAACATCAAAAGTTACATTTCTTCCTGGTT
This window encodes:
- the LOC122651309 gene encoding glucose-1-phosphate adenylyltransferase small subunit, chloroplastic/amyloplastic gives rise to the protein MAMSAIGISRIPSSNHLNLVDKPNTPFLKSVDRNLSSSSSYLAGDKIPLKAIFRRPKNAPNAKIPFLVSPKAVSDSKNSQTCLDPDASRSVLGIILGGGAGTRLYPLTKKRAKPAVPLGANYRLIDIPVSNCLNSNISKIYVLTQFNSASLNRHLSRAYASNMGGYKNEGFVEVLAAQQSPENPNWFQGTADAVRQYLWLFEEHNVMEFLVLAGDHLYRMDYERFIQAHRETDADITVAALPMDEKRATAFGLMKIDEEGRIIEFAEKPKGEQLKAMKVDTTILGLDDVRAKEMPYIASMGIYVVSKNVMLELLREKFPGANDFGSEVIPGATSIGMRVQAYLYDGYWEDIGTIEAFYNANLGITKKPIPDFSFYDRSSPIYTQPRYLPPSKMLDADVTDSVIGEGCVIKNCKIHHSVVGLRSCISEGAIIEDTLLMGADYYETDADRRFLAAKGSIPIGIGKNSHIKRAIIDKNARIGDNVKIINSDNVQEAARETDGYFIKSGIVTVIKDALIPTGTII